A single Methanocorpusculum vombati DNA region contains:
- a CDS encoding DUF2829 domain-containing protein, which translates to MQELALDPYLRSFSTALVALKAGFRVTRTGWNGKGMYLAMQCPDAHNKMTLPYIYIKTADDQLVPWIASQTDLITEDWFILAPDTTPGPFVKPVPTRTTELTKTGTKPWQFVPGTVTRTGNSCGQCGENHSTPRGSEWK; encoded by the coding sequence ATGCAGGAATTAGCACTCGATCCGTACCTCCGTAGTTTTTCCACCGCGCTTGTCGCCCTCAAAGCAGGATTCCGCGTAACCCGTACCGGTTGGAACGGCAAAGGGATGTATCTTGCAATGCAGTGCCCGGACGCACACAACAAAATGACGCTGCCCTACATCTACATCAAGACCGCAGACGATCAGCTCGTCCCGTGGATCGCCAGTCAGACCGATCTCATAACCGAAGACTGGTTTATCCTCGCCCCGGACACCACACCCGGCCCTTTTGTAAAACCCGTCCCCACCCGTACCACAGAACTGACAAAAACCGGAACAAAACCTTGGCAGTTCGTGCCCGGAACAGTCACCCGCACCGGCAATTCCTGCGGACAATGCGGCGAAAACCACAGCACCCCGCGCGGTAGTGAGTGGAAATGA